A genome region from Oscillospiraceae bacterium includes the following:
- a CDS encoding glutamine--tRNA ligase/YqeY domain fusion protein, giving the protein MPEQKKIHHFITDIIESDLAAGRVDTIQTRFPPEPNGYLHIGSAKAIWINYTAAKQYGGKFNLRYDDTNPVKEDDEYVRAIEEDVRWLGATPDAILFGSDYFDQCYQYAEQLIEKGLAFVCDLTQEEMSQTRGTHTTPGTESPYKSRSIEENLDLFRRMKAGEFADGAQTLRAKIDMASPNFSLRDPVIYRILHASHHRQGDKWCIYPMYDFAHPLQDAIENVTHSCCTLEFDNNRALYDWFLDSLDFKPRPTGDGRPYQYEFAKLAISHTVMGKRHLIKMVKNGLVDGWDDPRMPTLSGLRRRGVTPTAIFDFIERSGVSKAISMADIALFDYCVTEELNATAQRRVAVLDPLLVEITNLPDDINKFDFTMSNLPGNEAAGKRPLPFSKHIYIERGDFMLEPQGKFHRLKPDGEVRLMNAFLMRCQEVIIDNNGEVEKLRCTVDLETSNGMPVDGRKVKGTIHWISVDHAVDAELRLFSHLFTPENATNELNDDNLAELINPESRIVVPTAKVEPCVATANVGERFQFVRTGYFTKDSKDDGIFNRIAPLKSGYKPT; this is encoded by the coding sequence ATGCCTGAACAAAAAAAAATCCACCATTTTATCACCGACATCATCGAATCCGACCTTGCCGCCGGGCGCGTCGATACCATTCAAACGCGTTTCCCGCCCGAGCCGAACGGCTATCTGCACATCGGCAGCGCCAAGGCCATTTGGATCAACTACACCGCCGCCAAGCAATACGGCGGCAAATTTAATCTACGCTACGATGACACTAATCCGGTTAAAGAGGACGACGAATACGTTCGCGCCATCGAAGAAGACGTACGTTGGCTGGGCGCAACGCCTGACGCGATTCTATTCGGCTCGGATTACTTTGACCAATGCTATCAATACGCCGAGCAATTGATAGAGAAAGGGCTTGCCTTTGTCTGCGACTTAACGCAAGAGGAAATGTCACAAACACGCGGCACGCACACTACACCCGGCACAGAAAGTCCGTACAAAAGCCGCAGCATTGAAGAAAATCTCGACCTGTTCCGCCGTATGAAAGCCGGTGAATTCGCCGACGGCGCACAGACTTTGCGCGCCAAAATTGATATGGCATCACCCAACTTTTCATTGCGCGACCCCGTTATCTACCGCATTTTGCACGCGTCACACCACCGCCAAGGCGACAAGTGGTGCATCTATCCCATGTACGACTTCGCGCACCCATTGCAAGATGCCATCGAAAATGTAACGCATTCATGCTGCACACTCGAATTTGATAACAACCGCGCATTATACGACTGGTTTTTAGATAGTCTCGACTTCAAGCCTCGCCCCACAGGCGACGGTCGCCCGTATCAATATGAGTTTGCCAAACTGGCTATCAGCCATACTGTCATGGGCAAACGACACTTGATTAAGATGGTGAAGAACGGGCTGGTTGACGGTTGGGACGACCCGCGTATGCCGACATTGAGCGGCCTGCGCCGCCGCGGTGTTACACCAACCGCAATCTTTGACTTCATTGAGCGTTCAGGCGTGAGCAAAGCGATTTCTATGGCCGACATTGCGCTGTTTGATTACTGTGTTACCGAAGAACTCAACGCCACGGCACAACGACGTGTGGCAGTGCTTGACCCGCTGTTGGTTGAGATTACAAATTTGCCCGACGATATTAATAAATTTGATTTTACCATGTCGAACTTACCCGGCAATGAAGCCGCGGGCAAGCGCCCATTGCCATTCAGCAAGCACATCTACATCGAACGCGGTGATTTCATGCTCGAACCGCAAGGTAAATTCCACCGCCTAAAACCCGACGGCGAAGTGCGCCTGATGAACGCTTTTTTGATGCGCTGTCAAGAAGTTATCATTGATAACAACGGCGAAGTTGAAAAACTGCGCTGCACCGTCGATTTGGAAACAAGCAACGGTATGCCTGTCGACGGTCGTAAAGTCAAAGGCACAATTCACTGGATTAGTGTCGACCATGCTGTTGACGCGGAATTGCGACTTTTTAGCCATCTGTTCACGCCTGAAAACGCTACAAACGAGTTAAACGATGACAATTTAGCCGAATTGATTAACCCGGAATCGCGTATTGTTGTTCCGACAGCCAAGGTTGAGCCTTGCGTAGCGACCGCCAACGTCGGCGAACGGTTCCAATTTGTGCGGACGGGATATTTTACAAAGGACAGTAAAGATGACGGCATATTTAACCGTATTGCGCCGTTGAAGAGCGGGTATAAACCGACGTAA
- a CDS encoding GNAT family N-acetyltransferase, which yields MNKLTLIKPNLSHFDEIAAMRDEILAYDEEQHINGSSGLQSYDDITDWLNVLPLYEHRETVPNSNHVVSEQYLLVREGESRILGMIALRHYLNDALIEHGGHIGYSVRPNERRKGYAKAMLSLCLEKAHEIGIDRVMLDCNVNNIASRRTILACGGRFEQKSKCDGFEQYWIDCTSTS from the coding sequence ATGAACAAACTTACACTTATCAAACCAAATTTGTCACATTTTGATGAAATTGCTGCGATGCGCGATGAAATTTTGGCGTATGACGAAGAACAGCATATAAACGGCAGTAGTGGCTTGCAGAGTTATGACGATATCACAGATTGGCTTAATGTGCTGCCGTTATATGAACATCGCGAAACGGTGCCGAATTCCAACCATGTTGTAAGTGAGCAATATTTACTCGTACGCGAAGGTGAAAGCCGTATTCTCGGTATGATTGCTTTGCGTCATTATCTTAACGATGCACTCATCGAACATGGCGGACATATCGGCTATTCGGTGCGTCCAAACGAACGGCGCAAAGGTTACGCCAAAGCCATGCTATCGCTTTGCCTCGAGAAAGCGCACGAAATCGGTATTGACCGCGTTATGCTAGATTGCAATGTCAACAACATAGCTAGCCGCCGCACAATTTTAGCTTGCGGCGGACGTTTTGAACAGAAATCAAAGTGCGATGGCTTTGAGCAATATTGGATTGACTGTACAAGCACATCATAA
- a CDS encoding tRNA (cytidine(34)-2'-O)-methyltransferase encodes MFHVVLLEPEIPPNTGNIARTCMVTGSKLHLVRPLGFDVDDKTLKRAGLDYWQELNWCVHDSYEEYAAQPILGQRWYFDTPGDTCYTDVTFQAGDHLIFGKETTGLSFEVMEENRDRLLRIPMLPAARSMNLSNAVAVVLYETLRQTGFHTLA; translated from the coding sequence ATGTTTCACGTTGTTCTCTTGGAACCCGAAATTCCGCCCAATACGGGCAATATTGCGCGTACTTGTATGGTGACGGGCAGTAAATTGCATCTCGTTCGTCCATTGGGCTTTGATGTCGATGACAAAACGCTCAAGCGTGCGGGCTTGGATTATTGGCAAGAACTCAACTGGTGTGTACACGATAGCTATGAAGAGTACGCGGCGCAACCCATACTTGGTCAGCGCTGGTATTTTGACACTCCGGGAGATACGTGCTACACCGATGTGACATTTCAAGCCGGCGACCACCTTATTTTTGGCAAAGAGACGACAGGCTTGTCGTTTGAAGTAATGGAAGAAAACCGTGATAGACTATTGCGAATCCCAATGTTGCCCGCTGCGCGGAGCATGAATTTATCGAATGCTGTGGCCGTTGTGTTGTATGAGACATTACGGCAGACAGGGTTTCACACATTGGCATAG
- the scfA gene encoding six-cysteine ranthipeptide SCIFF → MKRIETIHEGNMKASLEKGGCGECQASCQSACKTSCTVANQDCEAQEK, encoded by the coding sequence ATGAAACGCATTGAAACCATTCACGAAGGTAACATGAAAGCATCGCTGGAAAAAGGCGGCTGTGGAGAATGTCAAGCATCTTGCCAGTCGGCATGTAAGACGTCTTGCACCGTGGCAAATCAAGATTGTGAGGCGCAAGAGAAATAA
- a CDS encoding SH3 domain-containing protein: protein MRVKTIKNHPGEGDFPIFMAGTAVNRTGENCTHYLHWYPCDIDGHNTYVPECFVVDGKLARDYNPTELVASAGDILDVLEIVHAWLVARNQDGVIGWIPAEVVISA, encoded by the coding sequence ATGCGCGTAAAAACCATCAAAAACCACCCGGGTGAGGGTGATTTTCCTATATTTATGGCAGGAACAGCTGTCAACAGAACCGGCGAAAATTGCACGCATTACCTGCACTGGTACCCTTGCGACATTGACGGTCACAACACGTATGTGCCGGAATGCTTCGTTGTTGACGGCAAACTCGCCCGCGACTATAATCCTACCGAGTTGGTAGCAAGCGCGGGCGATATTCTTGATGTACTGGAAATTGTACACGCTTGGCTCGTGGCAAGGAATCAAGATGGTGTTATTGGCTGGATTCCTGCCGAGGTTGTCATCAGCGCATAA
- the yajC gene encoding preprotein translocase subunit YajC, which produces MPWFLLESATNGEPSVNPMGGLVQMLIFIVPLGLVFYFMILRPERKRKAQRAQMLNELIVGDEITTTGGIVGRVIQIKDDSVILETGADKTKIKLMRWAIASITPKEQA; this is translated from the coding sequence ATGCCATGGTTTTTATTGGAGAGCGCTACAAATGGTGAGCCGTCTGTGAACCCGATGGGTGGATTGGTACAAATGCTGATTTTTATCGTGCCGCTGGGGTTAGTGTTTTACTTCATGATTCTGCGTCCCGAGCGCAAGCGTAAGGCACAACGTGCGCAAATGCTCAATGAATTGATTGTAGGTGACGAAATTACCACAACCGGCGGCATTGTCGGGCGTGTAATTCAGATTAAAGATGATAGCGTTATTCTCGAAACCGGCGCAGATAAGACAAAGATTAAACTTATGCGCTGGGCAATTGCGTCAATTACGCCGAAAGAGCAAGCATAG
- the gltX gene encoding glutamate--tRNA ligase, protein MNTHDLATLLFSDITATPADIETRYPPRNLLGGACVTRFAPSPTGFLHFGALYSATIDVLLAKQSKGICYLRIEDTDATRTVENGEALLVQGLADFGVIFDETPNTPDKYAPYRQTDRKDIYQTIAKQLVCDGKAYPCFCTSGELSAKREEQTKQKLNPGYYGAWATCRACDFETVSQHLKDGLPWVLRLRASGAAYDSKFRDLAKGEVSITPNDQDIVLLKSDGIPTYHFAHVCDDHFMRTTHVVRGEEWLPSLPIHLELFAVLGWQRPEYIHHAQVMKLDNGGKRKLSKRQDPEADMRYFKKSGYPVPAVREYVMTLLFSDFEEWRSNHLSAPLDDFEVRINKLSASGALFDIAKLNDISKNIIAAMSAEEAYTQLLTWAQEFAPEFAECLRRDEQASVAMLNIGRGGEKPRKDLTVWQDAVSYLEFFFDDCFVMHDEFSAKIAPDVRQKILQTTAAQLDLTLDKPTWFDNMKALAAEMEIVKIADFMAVIRIAVCGRQNAPDLYSVMQVLGKDRVIKRLQNAM, encoded by the coding sequence ATGAACACACACGATTTAGCCACCCTACTCTTCTCTGACATCACAGCTACTCCCGCCGATATCGAAACACGATATCCGCCGCGTAACTTGCTCGGCGGTGCTTGCGTAACACGCTTTGCGCCCAGCCCAACGGGCTTCTTGCATTTTGGCGCGTTATACAGTGCAACCATCGATGTTCTGCTGGCTAAGCAAAGTAAAGGGATTTGCTACCTACGCATTGAGGACACCGATGCCACACGGACTGTCGAGAATGGCGAAGCTCTTTTGGTGCAAGGTTTAGCCGATTTCGGTGTTATTTTTGACGAAACGCCCAACACGCCGGATAAATACGCTCCCTATCGCCAAACAGACCGCAAGGACATTTATCAAACCATTGCCAAACAATTGGTTTGCGACGGCAAGGCGTATCCCTGCTTTTGCACGTCTGGAGAGCTTTCCGCCAAACGCGAGGAGCAAACCAAGCAGAAGCTCAACCCCGGCTATTATGGCGCGTGGGCGACCTGCCGTGCGTGTGATTTTGAAACGGTTTCACAGCATTTGAAAGACGGTTTGCCGTGGGTTTTACGGTTGCGAGCAAGCGGCGCAGCATATGATAGTAAGTTCCGAGATTTAGCTAAGGGCGAGGTGTCCATTACACCCAACGACCAAGATATTGTCCTGCTGAAAAGTGACGGAATCCCGACTTATCATTTCGCCCATGTCTGTGACGACCATTTTATGCGAACGACGCACGTTGTACGCGGCGAGGAATGGCTACCGTCACTGCCGATACATCTTGAATTATTTGCCGTGCTGGGCTGGCAGCGTCCCGAGTACATTCACCACGCACAAGTCATGAAACTCGACAACGGCGGAAAACGCAAGCTGTCAAAGCGCCAGGACCCCGAAGCCGATATGCGCTATTTCAAAAAGTCAGGCTATCCCGTTCCGGCGGTGCGTGAATATGTTATGACGCTGCTGTTCTCGGATTTTGAAGAATGGCGATCAAATCATCTATCTGCGCCGTTAGATGACTTCGAAGTGCGCATCAATAAATTGAGCGCATCGGGCGCACTGTTTGACATAGCAAAACTCAACGATATTTCTAAGAACATCATCGCCGCTATGTCAGCGGAAGAAGCTTACACGCAACTGCTAACATGGGCACAAGAATTCGCGCCGGAATTCGCCGAATGTTTGCGGCGCGACGAGCAAGCCAGCGTCGCCATGCTCAACATCGGGCGCGGCGGAGAAAAACCGCGTAAGGATTTAACTGTTTGGCAAGATGCTGTGAGTTATTTAGAATTTTTCTTTGACGACTGCTTTGTTATGCATGACGAATTTTCCGCAAAGATTGCACCGGACGTGCGACAGAAAATTTTACAAACTACTGCGGCACAACTTGATTTGACGTTGGACAAGCCAACTTGGTTCGACAACATGAAAGCACTCGCTGCCGAAATGGAAATTGTGAAAATCGCCGACTTTATGGCAGTTATCCGTATCGCCGTCTGTGGGCGGCAAAACGCGCCGGATTTGTATAGCGTGATGCAAGTGTTAGGCAAAGACCGTGTTATCAAAAGATTGCAAAACGCAATGTAG
- a CDS encoding DUF3794 domain-containing protein: MELKKQLYRYFRPIYTATLQKEESGDAIVPDSNPDIQNIVMTSGMACLKDKYVRDGQLEVSGIVKATVLYMPDGQDVLRKLEVNLPFNHTIEHTDINSDVIANAVPTVISAETRMLNPRKVQVTVALAVSVDVMASDDCEVSSGVEDEDNVLQTLTQTQTACMLVSLREKDFTVSDEIELPASKPPIDELLLVNIVPTVHEVKVIGNKMVFKGSATLSILYTTPDSGAVASFDQELPFSQIVEMEDLQETCDSTIDLQLVGLEIDVRTGISLEARVLGVTLPMTAFATARLERQIETLADVYATNQDCQLQHASYTFSQIGERQERYVPVRELVETGIGVQTVYDTRIVLGTPTLQQGEGNTIAMVDAHIRILYSHDDGGFATATRRMSIPCPIDGGDWNVSAALTAETSCAATQEGMELRFGIDFTLTKTEEVTLNTIASIELTPFAEDSAPRPSVVLRRAHTNERLWNIAKHYKTTIADIQSANQLEDDIMMTSKMLLIPKKR; encoded by the coding sequence ATGGAACTCAAAAAGCAACTTTATCGGTATTTTCGCCCGATCTACACTGCAACTTTACAAAAAGAAGAGAGTGGTGACGCCATTGTGCCGGACAGCAACCCGGACATTCAGAACATTGTTATGACCTCCGGCATGGCGTGCCTTAAAGACAAATATGTCCGGGATGGACAACTCGAAGTCAGCGGCATTGTCAAAGCAACAGTGTTGTATATGCCGGATGGGCAGGATGTTTTACGCAAACTGGAAGTCAACCTGCCATTTAATCACACCATTGAACACACCGACATCAACAGTGACGTCATCGCCAATGCTGTGCCAACCGTCATCAGCGCAGAAACTCGCATGCTCAACCCTCGCAAGGTGCAAGTTACTGTCGCATTGGCGGTTTCCGTGGATGTTATGGCAAGCGACGATTGCGAAGTCAGCAGCGGTGTAGAAGACGAGGACAACGTGCTACAAACACTCACGCAAACACAAACAGCATGTATGCTTGTTTCCTTACGTGAAAAAGACTTTACTGTCAGCGATGAAATCGAATTACCGGCAAGCAAACCACCGATTGACGAACTCTTGCTCGTCAACATCGTGCCGACAGTACACGAGGTCAAAGTCATCGGCAATAAGATGGTTTTCAAGGGCAGCGCGACGTTGTCCATTCTCTACACCACGCCCGACAGCGGCGCTGTTGCTTCATTTGATCAAGAGCTGCCGTTCTCACAAATTGTTGAAATGGAAGACTTGCAAGAAACTTGCGACAGCACAATAGACTTGCAGTTGGTCGGACTGGAAATCGACGTCCGCACCGGCATAAGCCTTGAAGCACGCGTGTTAGGCGTAACGCTACCCATGACGGCATTTGCCACAGCACGGCTGGAACGCCAAATTGAAACCTTAGCCGATGTCTACGCCACCAACCAAGACTGCCAGCTGCAACATGCCTCGTACACTTTCTCGCAAATCGGCGAACGGCAAGAACGCTATGTGCCGGTGCGTGAGCTCGTCGAAACAGGCATCGGCGTGCAAACGGTATATGACACACGCATTGTTCTGGGTACGCCGACGCTGCAACAGGGTGAAGGAAATACCATCGCTATGGTTGACGCGCACATTCGCATCCTATACAGCCATGACGATGGCGGCTTTGCCACAGCTACGCGACGCATGAGCATCCCCTGCCCCATTGACGGCGGTGATTGGAATGTCAGCGCTGCTTTAACTGCCGAAACCTCTTGCGCGGCAACACAGGAGGGCATGGAATTGCGTTTCGGCATCGATTTCACCTTAACCAAAACGGAGGAAGTAACCCTTAACACCATCGCATCGATCGAACTGACCCCCTTTGCCGAGGATAGCGCCCCTCGCCCATCCGTCGTCCTACGCCGCGCCCATACGAATGAACGCTTATGGAATATTGCCAAACACTACAAAACCACCATCGCCGATATTCAATCGGCGAACCAGCTAGAAGATGATATAATGATGACAAGTAAAATGCTGTTGATTCCAAAGAAACGGTAG
- a CDS encoding rhodanese-like domain-containing protein, whose protein sequence is MKKTLFIIGLLSLLAACSSDSIGEGNLQPRWTTISGTEAREIMATSDNYIVLDVRTHAEFEERRIDGAILIPYDEIKSRAETELPDKNAVILLYCRSGRRSAVAASELVALGYTDVYDFGGILDWVYETIGG, encoded by the coding sequence ATGAAAAAAACATTATTTATAATAGGATTGTTATCTCTACTCGCAGCATGTTCAAGTGATTCGATAGGAGAGGGTAACTTGCAGCCTCGATGGACAACCATTTCCGGTACAGAAGCGCGTGAAATCATGGCAACGTCTGACAATTATATTGTATTAGACGTGCGCACTCATGCGGAATTTGAAGAAAGACGCATTGATGGTGCGATATTGATACCATACGATGAAATTAAGAGCCGAGCCGAGACTGAATTGCCGGACAAAAATGCTGTTATTTTACTCTACTGTCGAAGCGGACGCCGAAGTGCTGTCGCTGCATCTGAATTAGTGGCGCTTGGTTATACAGATGTGTATGATTTTGGCGGAATTCTTGATTGGGTATATGAAACGATTGGCGGGTGA